The following coding sequences are from one Peromyscus eremicus chromosome X, PerEre_H2_v1, whole genome shotgun sequence window:
- the Tmsb4x gene encoding thymosin beta-4 — protein sequence MSDKPDMAEIEKFDKSKLKKTETQEKNPLPSKETIEQEKQAGES from the exons ATGTCTGACAAACCCGATATGGCTGAGATCGAGAAATTCGATAAGTcgaaattgaagaagacagaaaCGCAAGAGAAAAATCCTCTGCCTTCAAAAGAAA cgaTTGAACAGGAGAAGCAAGCTGGCGAATCGTAA